One Bdellovibrio bacteriovorus str. Tiberius DNA segment encodes these proteins:
- a CDS encoding LysR family transcriptional regulator: MSEPNIYHLKYFSKTAELQSLAAAAKVLNVSQPAISQAIRKLEDTLGCELLLHTKNRFKLTEEGRLLLERSRGILAQLEDLKAELKGRSEIVTGSLSIATSSAVAHYLLPARLKEFMKAHSEVQPELHFGSVPEIAELIRNGKADLGIIIEENRLPGFEHRLLGEGGFTCVIRTGSQWPAAPRFLATQESPGWPELQKAWRRHSGSDARAALTVENWEVISQMSLLGMGVGFVPDFIAENQSGLKAAEEQTPWASKIRYKIYLIHLGEHQLAKPARIFIKSLAQQGF; this comes from the coding sequence ATGTCAGAGCCGAATATTTATCATTTGAAATATTTTTCCAAAACAGCTGAATTACAAAGCCTGGCCGCCGCCGCCAAGGTCCTTAATGTCAGTCAGCCGGCTATCAGCCAGGCTATACGCAAGCTCGAGGATACTTTGGGATGTGAGCTTCTGCTGCACACCAAAAATCGCTTCAAGCTGACCGAAGAAGGCCGCCTTTTGCTGGAGAGATCCCGTGGAATTCTTGCCCAACTTGAGGATTTAAAAGCCGAACTCAAAGGCCGATCTGAAATTGTTACAGGCTCTTTGAGTATTGCCACTTCCAGCGCAGTGGCCCACTATCTTCTGCCTGCCCGCCTGAAAGAATTTATGAAAGCCCATAGCGAAGTTCAGCCCGAACTTCACTTTGGTTCCGTCCCTGAGATCGCCGAACTGATTCGCAATGGCAAAGCCGACTTGGGAATTATCATCGAGGAAAACCGCTTGCCCGGGTTTGAACACCGCCTGCTGGGCGAGGGTGGCTTCACCTGTGTGATCCGCACCGGCTCCCAGTGGCCCGCGGCCCCGCGCTTTTTAGCAACCCAGGAAAGTCCCGGTTGGCCCGAGCTGCAAAAAGCCTGGCGTCGGCATAGCGGCAGCGACGCCCGAGCCGCCCTCACCGTGGAAAACTGGGAAGTCATCAGCCAGATGAGTCTGCTGGGCATGGGCGTGGGATTTGTCCCGGACTTTATCGCAGAAAACCAAAGCGGCCTGAAAGCCGCCGAAGAACAAACCCCCTGGGCCAGTAAGATCCGCTACAAGATTTATTTAATTCACCTGGGCGAGCACCAACTGGCAAAACCCGCCCGGATCTTTATCAAATCTTTGGCGCAGCAGGGCTTCTAA